One Flagellimonas sp. CMM7 genomic region harbors:
- a CDS encoding alpha-glucosidase yields MEQSRTWWKEGVVYQIYPRSFQDTTGNGVGDIQGIIKRLDYIKGLGVDIIWLCPVYKSPNDDNGYDISDYRNIMEEFGTMSDFDLLLEEMHARGLKLVMDLVVNHTSDEHQWFQESRKSRDNAYRDYYHWWPAEKGTPPKRFSYFDVDGDAWKYDEPTDSYYLHYFSVKQPDLKWENPKVRQEIYDMMHFWFKKGVDGFRMDVIPFISKDTSYPELPEKFNGNFIPFYSDGPKLHEYLHEMNKEVLSKYDIMTVGETPGVARDQALLFVDEEREELNMFFHFELMSLDRDGDEVFWMREDKWKLTEFKKIHSDWDETFAEKGWGSMFLSNHDNPRTVSRWGNDSPEHWHNSATMLHTFLLTMKGTPYFYYGDEIGMSNIRFDTIDDYQDINTLNRYELLKQQGVDLDTFIENEKEASRDNGRTPMQWDATENAGFSAATPWLKVHPNHKKGLNVAEQEKDENSVLNYFKRMVQVRKDHLGLVYGDYQLLQEDNEQVYVYTRSMNDENYLVLLSFSEEKANLELGDLASSTLQLLISNDAHDAAKSNTGFELNPYQACVYKID; encoded by the coding sequence CCCAGAAGCTTTCAGGATACTACAGGAAATGGCGTTGGTGATATTCAGGGTATCATCAAACGATTAGATTATATAAAAGGTCTGGGCGTGGATATTATTTGGTTATGCCCCGTTTACAAATCTCCAAATGATGACAATGGATATGACATTAGTGATTACCGAAATATCATGGAGGAATTTGGGACCATGTCCGATTTTGATTTATTGCTTGAAGAAATGCATGCCCGTGGTTTAAAATTGGTGATGGATTTAGTGGTGAACCATACCAGTGACGAGCACCAATGGTTCCAAGAGTCAAGAAAATCCAGAGACAATGCATATCGTGATTACTACCACTGGTGGCCTGCAGAAAAAGGAACTCCACCAAAACGCTTTAGTTATTTTGATGTAGATGGCGACGCTTGGAAATATGATGAACCAACGGACAGTTACTACTTACACTACTTTTCCGTAAAACAGCCCGATTTAAAATGGGAAAACCCTAAGGTGCGCCAAGAAATATACGATATGATGCATTTTTGGTTTAAAAAAGGAGTAGATGGCTTCCGTATGGATGTCATTCCCTTTATATCTAAGGATACAAGCTATCCAGAGCTGCCTGAAAAATTTAATGGAAACTTTATTCCTTTTTATTCGGATGGTCCCAAGTTGCATGAGTACCTCCATGAAATGAATAAAGAAGTGCTTAGCAAATACGATATCATGACCGTGGGGGAAACTCCAGGGGTAGCAAGAGACCAGGCTTTACTTTTTGTGGATGAAGAAAGAGAAGAGCTTAATATGTTCTTTCATTTTGAATTGATGTCCCTTGATCGTGACGGAGACGAAGTATTTTGGATGCGAGAGGACAAATGGAAGCTTACAGAGTTTAAAAAAATACATTCGGATTGGGATGAGACCTTTGCCGAAAAAGGCTGGGGAAGTATGTTCTTGAGCAACCACGATAATCCTAGGACAGTAAGCCGATGGGGAAATGATTCTCCTGAGCATTGGCATAATTCTGCCACTATGCTTCATACTTTTTTATTGACCATGAAAGGAACCCCTTATTTTTATTATGGTGATGAAATAGGCATGTCCAATATCCGATTTGATACTATTGATGATTATCAAGATATCAATACCCTAAATAGATACGAGCTGTTAAAACAACAAGGGGTTGATTTGGATACATTTATTGAAAATGAAAAAGAGGCCAGTCGTGATAACGGACGAACTCCCATGCAATGGGATGCTACAGAAAATGCCGGTTTTTCTGCAGCAACACCTTGGTTAAAAGTACACCCAAATCATAAAAAAGGCCTCAACGTTGCGGAACAGGAAAAAGACGAAAACTCTGTTCTCAATTACTTCAAAAGAATGGTACAGGTGCGTAAAGATCATCTGGGATTGGTCTATGGAGATTACCAATTATTGCAGGAAGATAATGAACAGGTTTATGTGTATACCAGAAGCATGAATGATGAAAATTATTTGGTTTTACTGAGTTTTTCTGAGGAAAAGGCCAACTTGGAATTAGGCGATTTAGCAAGTTCAACACTGCAATTGCTCATTTCCAATGATGCTCATGATGCTGCAAAAAGCAATACTGGTTTTGAGCTAAATCCGTATCAGGCGTGTGTCTATAAAATTGACTAG
- a CDS encoding M48 family metallopeptidase: MKRKNWILIALASIIALTYIFLKNYATPEMLMNSFMEESKEEFGKMAEEFNQRALLDQKRTEEFYKRAEIKLEYGIGYIDSILEHDNKLSKSDKSHLNVLAGEVLYENGLINKALQRFDDPKYYSASPRLFANKAGCYSKLGDFKTAIDLLNKASHLNYSFKWHKGNVFEMSNDLEKAKKEYRELYLKDTTFYKYCLERIHNLESNNPDLLENIIFRNRDTQIYIYLEPAKDNESGADIGKVKFEKK, encoded by the coding sequence ATGAAGCGTAAAAACTGGATTTTAATAGCATTAGCCTCTATAATAGCTCTGACCTATATCTTTCTAAAGAATTATGCAACTCCAGAAATGTTGATGAATAGTTTTATGGAGGAATCAAAAGAGGAATTTGGAAAAATGGCAGAAGAGTTCAACCAAAGGGCTCTTTTGGACCAAAAACGAACAGAAGAGTTTTATAAACGGGCGGAGATTAAACTCGAGTACGGAATTGGGTACATTGACTCAATATTAGAACATGATAATAAACTTTCAAAATCCGATAAATCACATTTGAATGTATTAGCTGGAGAAGTTTTATATGAAAATGGTTTAATAAATAAAGCTCTTCAACGTTTTGATGACCCCAAATATTATTCAGCATCTCCAAGATTATTTGCCAACAAAGCAGGCTGCTATTCAAAATTAGGGGATTTCAAAACCGCAATCGACTTGTTGAACAAAGCTTCACATTTGAATTACAGCTTTAAATGGCATAAGGGCAATGTATTTGAAATGTCCAATGACCTCGAAAAAGCGAAAAAAGAGTATAGGGAATTGTATCTAAAGGACACTACATTTTATAAATACTGCTTGGAAAGGATTCATAATCTCGAAAGTAATAATCCAGATTTACTGGAAAATATAATCTTTAGGAATCGGGACACCCAAATTTACATATACTTGGAACCTGCAAAAGATAATGAATCAGGTGCAGATATCGGAAAAGTAAAATTTGAAAAAAAGTAA
- a CDS encoding NAD(P)/FAD-dependent oxidoreductase — MNIPQSSFPRVIIIGGGFGGISLAKKLCKKEVQVVLIDKHNYHTFQPLLYQVSTGGLEPDSIAYPIRKVLQGYPNFYFRLTEVKRIDANKQTLQTNIGEIAYDYLVVATGSETNFFGNENIETKGMAMKSIPQSLNLRSLILENFEQALLTDDLHERDALMNFVIVGGGPTGVELAGALAEIKKGILPKDYPDLDTRRAQINLIQGSDRILPAMSEIASSKAEHFLESLGVNVWKNIRVTDYDGKHVSTNTDTSFESETLVWAAGVKAACIEGLNAEELLCRGGRLKVNEFHQVEGFKEIFAIGDVAQMETEAFPHGHPMMAQPAMQQGENLGENLVRIVENKPLKPFVYKDKGSMATVGRNKAVVDLPRFKFQGVFAWFVWMFVHLYFLIGFRNRVVVFINWVYNYIRFDREARLIIRPFKKIRVK; from the coding sequence ATGAACATTCCTCAATCCAGTTTTCCTCGGGTCATTATCATAGGTGGTGGCTTTGGAGGCATATCACTTGCTAAAAAACTCTGTAAAAAAGAAGTACAAGTAGTTTTGATAGATAAACATAACTACCACACTTTTCAACCACTATTGTATCAGGTATCAACAGGAGGTTTGGAACCGGATTCCATTGCATATCCCATACGGAAAGTGCTTCAAGGATATCCTAATTTTTATTTTAGATTGACCGAAGTCAAAAGGATTGATGCAAATAAGCAGACGCTCCAAACAAATATTGGAGAAATAGCATATGATTATCTGGTGGTCGCCACAGGTTCTGAAACCAATTTCTTCGGAAATGAAAATATTGAGACCAAGGGAATGGCCATGAAATCCATTCCACAGTCTTTAAATCTTCGCAGCCTCATTTTAGAAAACTTTGAGCAGGCCTTGTTGACAGATGACTTACATGAACGGGATGCTTTAATGAATTTTGTTATTGTTGGAGGTGGCCCCACAGGAGTTGAACTCGCCGGAGCTTTGGCAGAGATTAAAAAAGGAATTTTGCCAAAAGACTATCCAGATTTGGATACGAGAAGGGCACAGATTAATTTAATACAAGGGAGTGATAGAATTCTTCCCGCGATGAGTGAAATTGCTTCAAGCAAGGCGGAACACTTTTTAGAGAGTTTGGGTGTTAATGTTTGGAAGAATATTAGGGTTACGGACTATGATGGCAAGCATGTGTCCACTAACACCGATACTTCTTTTGAATCGGAAACCTTGGTTTGGGCAGCTGGAGTAAAAGCGGCCTGCATTGAAGGTTTAAATGCTGAGGAGTTGCTTTGTCGTGGAGGTAGATTGAAAGTAAACGAATTTCATCAAGTTGAGGGATTCAAAGAAATATTTGCCATTGGCGATGTAGCCCAAATGGAGACCGAAGCTTTTCCGCATGGACATCCTATGATGGCGCAACCCGCTATGCAGCAAGGAGAAAATTTGGGAGAGAACTTGGTGCGGATAGTGGAAAATAAGCCCCTGAAACCTTTTGTGTATAAGGACAAGGGCAGCATGGCCACGGTAGGTAGAAATAAAGCCGTTGTGGATTTACCAAGATTTAAGTTCCAAGGGGTTTTTGCCTGGTTTGTTTGGATGTTCGTTCACCTCTATTTTTTAATTGGGTTTAGAAATAGGGTAGTGGTCTTTATCAATTGGGTGTACAACTATATCAGGTTTGATCGTGAGGCACGATTGATCATTAGGCCGTTTAAGAAAATAAGGGTTAAATAA
- a CDS encoding amidohydrolase → MKKLLLFGIASILFISSSFSQEDRDIALESLNNKAQEYGDIAHEIWELAEMGYLEHESSALLQKTLSDEGFSINKGVAGIPTAFIAEYGSGSPVIAILGEYDALPGLSQQAIPEKKSADKAAGHACGHHLFGTASTAATIAVKDWLKKSKTQGTIRFYGCPAEEGGSGKVYMVREGLFNDVDAALHWHPGSQNAASAGAALANKSAKFRFHGVSAHAAGAPERGRSALDGVEAMNNMINMMREHIPQEARIHYVITDGGKAPNVVPNYAEVYYYARHNKRDVVIDIFDRMVKAAEGAALGTGTTMDYEMIGGTHELLPNLTLQKIMHDNLSKVGGITYTGEEKAFADKISVSLGYEELDMSRATGVQPYKEEARAYGSTDVGDVSYTVPTVGMSAATWVPGTPAHSWQAVAAGGTSIGTKGMMVAAKTITLTAIDLFEKPSTIVKAKAELEERRGKDFKYIPLLGNRPPALDYRK, encoded by the coding sequence ATGAAAAAATTACTCCTATTCGGTATTGCCTCTATCTTGTTTATCTCTTCATCTTTTTCGCAAGAAGACAGAGACATTGCACTAGAGAGTTTGAACAATAAAGCCCAAGAATATGGAGATATAGCCCACGAAATTTGGGAGCTTGCCGAAATGGGGTATTTGGAACATGAGAGTTCTGCCCTGTTGCAAAAAACACTTTCGGACGAAGGGTTTTCCATAAATAAGGGAGTGGCTGGCATACCAACAGCTTTTATTGCCGAATATGGCTCAGGATCTCCTGTTATTGCCATTTTAGGCGAATATGATGCGTTGCCAGGTTTGTCCCAACAAGCAATTCCTGAAAAAAAATCAGCCGACAAAGCTGCCGGACATGCCTGCGGACATCATCTTTTTGGAACCGCTTCTACTGCTGCTACAATTGCTGTAAAAGATTGGCTAAAGAAAAGTAAAACACAAGGAACCATTCGTTTTTATGGCTGCCCTGCCGAAGAGGGGGGGTCCGGTAAAGTATATATGGTAAGGGAAGGCCTTTTTAATGATGTAGATGCCGCACTACATTGGCACCCAGGATCTCAAAACGCAGCCAGTGCTGGAGCTGCCTTGGCCAATAAATCTGCTAAATTTAGATTTCATGGAGTCTCCGCACATGCTGCAGGTGCTCCAGAAAGAGGTCGTTCTGCGCTTGATGGAGTTGAAGCCATGAACAATATGATAAATATGATGAGAGAACATATTCCGCAGGAAGCACGCATACACTATGTAATTACAGATGGTGGAAAAGCGCCAAATGTGGTTCCTAACTATGCTGAAGTTTATTACTATGCCAGACATAACAAAAGAGATGTTGTGATAGACATTTTTGACCGAATGGTTAAAGCAGCAGAAGGAGCAGCTTTGGGCACGGGTACCACCATGGATTATGAAATGATTGGCGGTACGCATGAGCTATTGCCAAATCTTACCTTACAAAAGATAATGCACGATAATCTATCCAAGGTTGGCGGCATTACCTACACAGGCGAAGAAAAGGCATTCGCGGATAAAATTTCTGTTAGTTTGGGTTACGAGGAACTGGATATGAGCAGAGCCACAGGAGTTCAGCCTTATAAAGAAGAAGCAAGAGCTTACGGATCTACAGATGTTGGAGACGTCAGTTATACCGTTCCCACTGTTGGTATGAGTGCTGCAACTTGGGTTCCTGGCACTCCCGCGCATAGCTGGCAAGCTGTTGCCGCTGGAGGAACTTCTATAGGCACAAAAGGTATGATGGTAGCTGCAAAAACCATTACACTCACTGCAATTGATCTTTTTGAAAAGCCCAGTACCATCGTTAAAGCTAAAGCAGAACTAGAAGAACGTAGAGGAAAAGACTTTAAATATATTCCCTTACTGGGCAATAGACCACCGGCCCTAGACTACCGAAAGTAA
- a CDS encoding RNA polymerase sigma factor has protein sequence MNKELEHRFVTELENNQNIVHKVCTLYTNDRDSHNDLFQEITIQLWKAYPKFRGDAKFSTWMYRVALNTAITLYRKSKKRIKTQDYDSVIFKIKTDEYDDTEEKQLKLMYGAVKQLGDIDKALVFLYLEDKDYAEISETLGITEVNARVKMNRVKNKLRTILNP, from the coding sequence GTGAACAAAGAACTGGAACATCGTTTTGTGACGGAACTTGAGAACAATCAAAACATTGTTCACAAGGTATGCACGTTGTACACAAATGATAGAGATTCGCACAATGACCTGTTCCAGGAAATCACAATTCAGTTATGGAAAGCTTATCCTAAATTCAGAGGGGATGCTAAGTTTAGTACATGGATGTACAGAGTGGCATTAAATACAGCCATAACACTTTATAGAAAATCAAAGAAACGAATAAAGACCCAAGATTATGATTCGGTAATTTTTAAAATTAAGACCGACGAATATGATGACACGGAGGAAAAACAGCTAAAGTTAATGTACGGTGCTGTAAAACAGTTGGGGGATATTGATAAAGCCTTGGTCTTTTTGTATCTGGAAGACAAGGACTATGCAGAAATATCGGAAACTCTGGGAATAACCGAAGTTAATGCACGAGTGAAAATGAATAGAGTGAAAAACAAATTAAGAACCATACTAAATCCTTAA